From a region of the Buteo buteo chromosome 7, bButBut1.hap1.1, whole genome shotgun sequence genome:
- the NCOR1 gene encoding nuclear receptor corepressor 1 isoform X2 has translation MSSSGYPPNQGAFSTEQSRYPTHSVQYTFPSTRHQQEFAVPDYRSSHLEVSQATQLLQQQQQQQQQLRRRPSLLSEFHPGSDRPQERRTGYEQQFHPGPSQTDHDSLESKRPRLEQVSDSHFQRVSAATVLPLVHPLQEGLRSADIKKDPAFGGKHEGPSSPISGQPCGEDQNASPSKLSKEELIQSMDRVDREIAKVEQQILKLKKKQQQLEEEAAKPPEPERPVSPPPVEQKHRSIVQIIYDENRKKAEEAHKIFEGLGPKVELPLYNQPSDTKVYHENIKTNQVMRKKLILFFKRRNHARKQREQKICQRYDQLMEAWEKKVDRIENNPRRKAKESKTREYYEKQFPEIRKQREQQERFQRVGQRGAGLSATIARSEHEISEIIDGLSEQENNEKQMRQLSVIPPMMFDAEQRRVKFINMNGLMEDPMKVYKDRQFMNVWTDHEKEIFKEKFVQHPKNFGLIASYLERKNVPDCVLYYYLTKKNENYKALVRRNYGKRRGRNQQQIARPSQEEKVEEKVEEEKAEKAEKKEEEKKDEEEKDEKEESKENTKEKDKTEVAPEETEEREQATPRGRKTANSQGRRKGRITRSMTNEAAQANAAAAAATEEPPPPLPPPPEPSSAEPVETSRWTEEEMEVAKKGLVEHGRNWAAIAKMVGTKSEAQCKNFYFNYKRRHNLDSLLQQHKQKSSRRPREERDVSQCESVASTVSAQEDEDIEASNEEENPEDSEGAENSSDTESAPSPTPAEPAKPSEEAPPESASSKVTTEATAEQESTIKPATSTSPSLTAQSVSTAETQNPEPQVKEEINNEAEEPMEVDSRSHPVEAKPVITLPVHTKVEPVETEMRLPENIQVKIESDTKEREMEKPKEKSEPEEMDYSLSQQVNAARQESHSDNDSSATCSADEEVDGEPDRQGIFSRESKPSLLNPTGSILVSSTIKQGQMDLQQLHHRAAVIPPMVSCSPCTVPVGTPVSGYALYQRHIKAMHESALLEEQRQRQEQLDMEYRSAVSPCGTSKSPNVEWEGKPVAYMPYAEVKRAIEQEAQVQNTATRSASPYRLSPREVNKASPQPDMNAARYSVPPVLQPAPHQVITNIPEGVRLPTTRPTRPPPPLIPSSKTSVPSEKPSFIMGGSISQGTPGTYLTSHSQASYTQETAKPSVGSISLGLPRQQESAKSASLPYIKQEEFSPRSQNSQPEGLLVRAQHESVVRGTTTIQEGSITRGTPTNKVSVETIPSLRGSITQGTPALSQSGIAADALLKGTITRLATEDSSPEKCREEASAKGHVIYEGKSGHILSYDTIKNVREGTRSPRTAHEIGLKRSYDTMEGNIKQGMSMRESPVSAPLEGLICRALPRGSPHAELKERTVLSGSIMQGTPRATAESFEEGLKYPKQIKRESPPIRTFEGAITKGKPYDGVTTIKEMGRSIHEIPRQDLLSQESRKTPEMVQTTRPIIEGSISQGTPIKYESNSGQSAIKHNVKSLITGPSKLPRGMPQLEMVPENVKVVERGKYEDVKTGDAVRSRHTSVVSSGPSVLRSTLHETPKSQLSPGIYDDTNARRTPVNYQSPMSRSSPMMNRVSEAGISSGKPANHERKNTLTPTQRESVPAKSPVPGVDPVVTHSPFDPHHRGATPEVYRGHLPPHLDPAMPFHRALDPAAAAYLFQRQLSPTPGYPSQYQLYAMENTRQTILNDYITSQQMQVNLRPDVTRGLSPREQTLALPYAGARGIIDLNNMAPTILVPHPGGTSTPPMERITYIPGTQLTFPPRPYNPASLSPGHPTHLAASAAANAEREREREREKERERERERERERERERERERERIASVPAELYLRPGTEQPGRPGSHGYVRSPSPSVRSQENILQQRPSIFQGTNGTSVITPLDPAAQLRIMQLTPGAPSITQGLPASRYNTAADALAALVDAAASAPQMEVAKAKENKHEGTRIEENMGRRSAVVTEQQQMEQKTLEVEKRPVQCPYTSANFSGGKSQGQSSSVVYSEAGKEKGPPPKSRYEEELRTRGKTTITAANFIDVIITRQIASDKDARDRGSQSSDSSSSLSSHRYEAPGDAIEVISPANSPVPTQEKLQPYQQETPKPSQAENDPNRQYEGPIHRYRTQQEPPSPQQPPPPSSQAEGMAHVPRTHRLITLADHICQIITQDFARNQAASQASLQPPTTTFQNSTPAPTPVSTRAKTSNRYSPESQSQSVHHQRPGARVSPENLSDKSRGRPGKSPERSHVSSEPYEPISPPQVPVVHEKQENVLLLSQRTEPTEQRTDSRSPGSMSYLPSFFTKLENTSPMVKSKKQEIFRKLNSSGGGDSDMATAQPGTEIFNLPAVTTSDPASNLGLEDIIRKALMGNFDDKSEEHGVVMSQSIAVAPGSSSAAVSASNETRREEANPSPNSGGGVSKQKLIGKSNSRKSKSPIPGQGYLGTERPSSVSSVHSEGDYHRQTPVWAWEDRPSSTGSTQFPYNPLTMRMLSSTPPTSIACAPPSISQATTHQQNRIWEREPAPLLSAQYETLSDSDD, from the exons aaaaaagcagaagaagcTCACAAGATTTTTGAAGGTCTTGGTCCAAAAGTTGAACTG CCACTTTACAACCAACCATCAGACACAAAGGTCTACCATGAAAACATCAAAAC aaatcaGGTGATGAGGAAAAAGCTAATACtattctttaaaagaagaaatcacGCAAGAAAACAACGG gaacagaaaaTCTGTCAACGTTATGATCAGCTTATGGAGGCATGGGAGAAAAAAGTTGACAGGATAGAAAATAATCCACGCAGGAAAGCTAAGGAGAGTAAAACAAGAGAGTACTATGAAAAACAATTTCCAGAAATCCGGAAGCAAAGAGAACAGCAAGAACGATTCCAAAG AGTTGGTCAAAGAGGGGCTGGACTTTCAGCAACTATTGCTAGAAGTGAACATGAGATTTCTGAAATCATTGATGGACTTTCCGAGCAGGAG aataatgaaaaacaaatgcgTCAGCTCTCTGTCATTCCTCCCATGATGTTTGATGCAGAACAAAGACGAGTGAAGTTTATTAATATGAATGGTCTGATGGAGGATCCCATGAAAGTTTATAAAGACAGACAGTTCATGAATGTCTGGACCGACCAtgagaaagagatttttaaggaaaa GTTTGTCCAACATCCCAAGAACTTTGGTCTAATTGCTTCCTACCTGGAACGAAAG AATGTTCCCGACTGtgtattatattattatttgaccaagaaaaatgaaaattataaagCCCTTGTGCGAAGGAATTATGGTAAACGCAGAGGAAGAAACCAG CAACAAATTGCCCGTCCTTCTCAAGAAGAAAAGGTAGAAGAAAaggtagaagaagaaaaagcagaaaaagcagagaaaaaagaggaggaaaagaaagatgaggaggaaaaggatGAGAAGGAGGAATCTAA AGAGAATAccaaagaaaaggacaaaactgAAGTTGCACCAGAggaaacagaggaaagggagcAGGCCACTCCTAGGGGCCGAAAAACTGCCAATAGTCAAGGTCGTCGTAAGGGCAGAATCACCAGATCAATGACAAATGAAGCTGCACAAGcaaatgctgctgcagctgcagccactgAAGAACCACCACCGCCTCTTCCACCCCCACCAGAACCTT cttctgCAGAGCCTGTGGAGACATCCCGCtggacagaagaagaaatggaagttgCTAAGAAAG GCCTAGTGGAACATGGACGAAACTGGGCAGCAATTGCCAAAATGGTTGGGACGAAAAGTGAAGCTCAGTGTAAGAACTTCTACTTCAACTATAAAAGGAGACACAATCTGGACAGCCTCCTCCAACAGCACAAACAGAAG TCTTCACGAAGGCCCCGTGAGGAGCGAGATGTATCACAGTGTGAGAGTGTAGCTTCAACTGTGTCAGCTCAGGAGGATGAAGATATTGAAGCATCTAATGAAGAAGAGAATCCAGAAGACAGTGAAG gtgctGAAAATAGTTCTGATACGGAAAGTGCTCCATCTCCAACTCCAGCAGAACCTGCTAAACCAAGTGAAGAAGCTCCACCTGAAAGTGCTTCTTCAAAAGTAACCACTGAGGCAACGGCAGAACAAGAATCTACCATTAAACCTGCAACCAGCACATCTCCCTCCTTAACAGCCCAAAGTGTATCAACAGCTGAAACTCAGAACCCTGAGCCACAGgttaaggaagaaataaataatgaggCAGAAGAGCCTATGGAAGTTGACAGTAGAAGCCATCCAGTTGAAGCTAAGCCTGTGATTACTCTTCCAGTGCATACCAAAGTAGAACCTGTAGAGACTGAAATGAGGCTACCAGAGAATATTCAAGTGAAAATAGAGAGTGATaccaaagagagagagatggagaaaccCAAGGAAAAGTCAGAACCAGAGGAAATGGACTATAGTCTGTCACAACAAGTTAATGCAGCAAGACAAGAATCCCATTCAGATAATGATTCGAGTGCCACCTGTAGTGCTGATGAGGAAGTTGATGGAGAACCTGACAGGCAAGG TATCTTCAGCAGGGAGTCAAAACCCTCACTGTTAAATCCCACTGGGTCAATACTGGTATCATCTACGATAAAGCAAGGGCAGATGGACCTGCAACAGCTTCACCACCGAGCTGCTGTCATACCACCTATG GTTTCTTGCAGTCCCTGTACTGTTCCCGTTGGAACACCAGTGAGTGGTTATGCACTGTATCAACGGCACATTAAAGCAATGCATGAGTCAGcgctgctggaggagcagcgCCAGAGGCAAGAGCAGCTGGATATGGAGTATCGAAGTGCCGTAAGCCCTTGTGGCACTTCCAAGAGCCCTAATGTTGAGTGGGAAG GAAAACCGGTGGCCTATATGCCGTATGCTGAGGTCAAGCGAGCAATAGAACAGGAAGCACAAGTGCAAAATACAGCCACGAGGTCAGCCTCTCCATACAGGCTATCTCCAAGGGAAGTCAATaaagcctctccccagcctgatATGAATGCAGCTCGCTATAGTGTCCCGCCAG ttcTCCAGCCAGCACCTCACCAAGTAATAACCAATATACCTGAAGGAGTCCGCCTTCCAACAACCAGACCCACcagaccaccaccaccactcatTCCATCCTCCAAAACAAGTGTGCCATCAGAAAAACCTTCCTTCATCATGGGAGGCTCAATCTCACAA GGAACACCTGGCACTTACTTAACATCCCATAGTCAAGCTTCCTACACCCAAGAAACTGCAAAACCGTCAGTGGGTTCTATATCTCTTGGGCTGCCAAGGCAGCAGGAGTCAGCCAAATCTG CTTCCCTGCCATATATCAAACAAGAAGAATTTTCTCCCAGAAGCCAGAATTCCCAACCTGAGGGACTCTTGGTCAGGGCACAACATGAAAGTGTGGTTCGAG GTACCACAACGATACAGGAGGGAAGTATAACACGAGGAACTCCAACCAATAAAGTTTCTGTTGAGACCATACCTTCTTTGAGAGGGTCCATAACTCAG GGTACACCAGCTCTGTCCCAGTCTGGCATAGCAGCTGATGCATTATTGAAGGGAACTATCACCCGGCTAGCTACAGAAGACAGCAGCCCAGAAAAGTGCCGAGAGGAAGCTTCAGCCAAAGGCCATGTTATTTATGAAGGCAAAAGTGGGCATATTTTATCTTATGATA CTATTAAAAATGTTCGTGAAGGAACAAGGAGTCCAAGAACTGCCCATGAAATTGGTTTAAAGAGAAGCTATGATACAATGGAAGGAAATATAAAGCAAGGAATGTCAATGCGGGAGTCTCCAGTGTCTGCACCGCTGGAAG gtTTAATATGCCGTGCACTGCCTAGGGGTAGTCCTCATGCTGAACTAAAAGAGAGAACAGTGTTGTCAGGCTCTATAATGCAAG GCACGCCAAGAGCAACAGCTGAAAGTTTTGAAGAAGGCTTGAAATACCCTAAACAGATTAAGAGAGAGTCACCTCCCATAAGGACATTTGAAGGAGCCATTACTAAGGGGAAACCATATGATGGAGTCACTACTATAAAAGAAATGGGTCGTTCCATCCATGAAATCCCAAGACAGGACCTATTAAGCCAGGAGAGTCGCAAGACTCCTGAAATGGTGCAGACGACCAGGCCAATCATAGAAGGCTCCATATCTCAG ggCACACCcataaaatatgaaagcaaCTCTGGCCAGTCTGCCATCAAACACAATGTAAAATCTTTAATCACTGGACCAAGCAAGCTACCCCGTGGAATGCCTCAGCTGGAAATGGTGCCAGAAAACGTGAAGGTGGTGGAGCGAGGAAAATATGAAGATGTGAAGACCGGGGATGCAGTACGTTCCCGTCACACGTCAGTAGTCAGCTCTGGTCCCTCTGTTCTCAGGTCAACACTTCATGAAACTCCCAAATCACAGCTGAGCCCTGGGATTTATGATGATACCAATGCTCGGAGGACACCTGTGAACTATCAGAGTCCAATGTCCAGGAGTTCACCTATGATGAATAGAGTTAGTGAGG CTGGAATATCTTCTGGGAAGCCAGCAAATCACGAAAGGAAAAACACACTTACTCCGACACAGAGGGAGAGTGTGCCAGCAAAATCTCCAGTCCCAGGAGTTGATCCTGTAGTGACTCACAGTCCTTTTGACCCTCATCACAGAGGAGCAACTCCTGAAGTCTATAGGGGTCACCTCCCTCCTCATCTAGATCCTGCTATGCCCTTTCACAGGGCTCTGGATCCTG ctgctgctgcttaccTGTTCCAAAGGCAGCTCTCGCCCACCCCAGGCTACCCAAGTCAGTATCAGCTTTACGCAATGGAGAATACACGACAGACAATCCTAAATGACTACATTACCTCACAGCAGATGCAAGTCAATTTGCGTCCTGATGTAACAAGAGGATTATCTCCTAGAGAGCAAACTTTAGCTCTCCCATATGCCGGAGCAAGAG GAATTATTGACCTGAACAATATGGCTCCCACTATCTTAGTGCCTCATCCTGGAGGAACAAGCACACCACCCATGGAAAGAATCACATATATCCCTGGTACCCAGCTTACATTCCCTCCCAGGCCTTACAATCCTGCTTCTCTGTCACCAG GACACCCTACACACCTGgcagcttctgcagctgcaaaTGCTGAAAGGGAAcgggaaagggagagggagaaggaacgggaaagggagagggaacgTGAGCGAGAGCGGGAAAGAGAACGAGAACGAGAGAGGGAGAGAATAGCTTCAGTCCCTGCTGAACTTTATCTTCGACCAG GTACAGAGCAGCCTGGCAGACCTGGCAGTCATGGATATGTTCGGTCCCCATCCCCTTCAGTTAGAAGCCAGGAGAACATACTGCAGCAAAGGCCTAGTATTTTTCAAGGAACCAATGGGACAAGTGTAATCACACCTTTGGATCCTGCTGCTCAGCTACGTATCAT GCAGCTGACCCCTGGAGCTCCCTCAATTACTCAAGGGTTGCCAGCTTCCCGTTACAATACTGCTGCTGATGCCCTTGCAGCACTAGTAGatgctgcagcctctgctcctcAGATGGAAGTTGCCAAAGCAAAAGAGAACAAGCACGAAGGAACCAGAATAGAAGAGAATATGGGACGCCGGTCAGCTGTGGTTACTGAACAGCAGCAGATGGAACAGAAGACGCTGGAGGTAGAAAAGAGGCCTGTCCAGTGCCCCTATACATCTGCAAATTTTTCTGGTGGGAAGTCCCAGGGGCAGTCTTCATCAGTAGTCTATTCAGAGGCTGGTAAAGAAAAAGGACCTCCTCCTAAATCCAGGTACGAGGAAGAGCTGAGAACTCGAGGAAAGACCACAATTACTGCTGCTAACTTCATAGATGTGATCATCACTCGACAGATTGCTTCAGACAAGGATGCACGAGATAGGGGCTCTCAAAGTTCAGATTCTTCCAGTAGTT TATCCTCCCACCGGTATGAAGCTCCTGGAGATGCTATTGAGGTGATTAGCCCTGCAAATTCACCTGTACCTACTCAAGAAAAGCTACAGCCCTATCAACAAGAGACACCTAAACCAAGCCAGGCAGAGA ATGACCCAAACAGGCAATATGAGGGGCCGATTCACCGCTATAGGACACAACAGGAACCCCCTTCACCCCAACAACCTCCACCTCCTTCTTCCCAAGCAGAAGGGATGGCACATGTGCCCAGGACCCATCGACTTATCACCCTTGCTGATCACATCTGT CAAATTATTACACAAGACTTTGCTAGAAACCAAGCAGCTTCTCAGGCCTCTTTGCAGCCTCCCACCACTACATTCCAGAATTCCACCCCTGCTCCAACGCCTGTTTCTACCCGGGCAAAGACATCCAATCGCTACAGTCCTGAGTCACAGTCGCAGTCTGTCCACCATCAGCGGCCAGGTGCTAGAGTGTCACCCGAAAACCTGTCTGACAAGTCCAGGGGAAG ACCTGGAAAATCTCCAGAGAGGAGTCATGTCTCTTCAGAGCCCTATGAGCCAATCTCGCCACCTCAGGTCCCGGTTGTAcatgagaaacaggaaaatgttcttttgctttcccaAAGAACTGAGCCTACTGAACAGAG GACTGACTCTCGCTCTCCAGGTAGTATGAGCTACCTGCCTTCATTTTTCACCAAACTTGAGAACACTTCACCAATGGTAAAATCCAAGAAACAGGAGATATTTCGAAAGCTGAACTCATCTGGTGGAGGTGACTCTGACATGG CAACTGCTCAGCCAGGGACTGAAATATTCAATTTGCCAGCAGTCACTACCTCAG ATCCTGCCAGTAATCTGGGTCTGGAAGACATTATTAGGAAAGCATTGATGGGAAACTTTGATGACAAGAGTGAGGAGCATGGAGTTGTAATGTCACAATCTATTGCGGTAGCACCTGGCAGTTCCAGTGCTGCAGTATCAGCAAGTAATGAGACCCGTAGGGAAGAAGCTAATCCATCACCGAATTCAG GAGGGGGAGTCAGCAAGCAGAAGCTAATCGGCAAGTCAAATAGTAGGAAGTCTAAGTCTCCGATTCCTGGACAGGGGTATTTGGGAACTGAAAGACCTTCTTCTGTCTCATCTGTACATTCAGAAGGGGACTACCACAGACAGACTCCAGTGTGGGCCTGGGAAGATAGGCCTTCATCAACAG GTTCAACACAGTTTCCTTACAACCCATTGACGATGAGGATGCTCAGCAGTACACCGCCAACATCCATTGCGTGTGCCCCACCGTCCATAAGCCAAGCAACCACTCACCAACAGAACAGGATATGGGAACGAGAGCCTGCACCACTGCTTTCAGCACAATATGAGACTCTGTCTGACAGTGATGACTGA